A stretch of Bordetella genomosp. 13 DNA encodes these proteins:
- a CDS encoding MarR family winged helix-turn-helix transcriptional regulator, with product MIDAPDLETRAAPDDHHALRLWLRMLTCCNLIETEIRGRLRNEFDTTLPRFDLMAQLQRAPKGMKMGELSRHMMVTNGNITGITDQLEKEGLVVRTKVETDRRSSVLKLTPQGRKTFARMARAHEGWVKSMFDDLPESSRNALFKALGELKLQVVARRAQER from the coding sequence ATGATCGACGCTCCCGACCTCGAAACCCGCGCCGCGCCCGACGACCATCACGCGCTGCGCCTGTGGCTGCGCATGCTGACCTGCTGCAACCTGATCGAGACGGAGATCCGCGGCCGCCTGCGCAACGAGTTCGACACCACACTGCCGCGCTTCGACCTGATGGCGCAGTTGCAGCGCGCGCCCAAGGGCATGAAGATGGGCGAGCTGTCGCGCCACATGATGGTGACCAACGGCAATATCACGGGCATCACCGATCAGCTCGAGAAGGAAGGCCTGGTGGTGCGCACCAAGGTCGAGACCGACCGCCGCAGCTCGGTGCTCAAACTCACGCCGCAAGGCCGCAAGACCTTCGCGCGCATGGCGCGGGCCCACGAGGGCTGGGTGAAAAGCATGTTCGACGACCTGCCAGAGTCCAGCCGCAATGCGTTGTTCAAGGCCCTGGGCGAACTGAAGCTGCAGGTGGTCGCCCGGCGCGCGCAGGAACGCTAG
- a CDS encoding ATP-binding protein, with protein sequence MESNPTDMSRLLARAERVLAQLEAWLPPAPPDIDWTAHAYRWRKRGSRGWLDAVRHVARIELDDLQHIERQKDIIDRNTRQFLQKKPANNVLMTGARGTGKSSLVKAMLASYGEQGLRLVEVDKSDLGDLPDIVELVAGRPERYIVFCDDLSFEEGEAGYKALKSVLDGSVSASGDNVLIYATSNRRHLMPEYMSENLQARHQPDGEIHPGETVEEKISLSERFGLWLSFYPFKQDDYLDIVRHWLRELKCPADQIEPSRTEALQWALERGSRSGRVAYQFARDWAARHV encoded by the coding sequence ATGGAATCCAATCCCACCGACATGTCCCGCCTGCTGGCGCGCGCCGAGCGCGTGCTGGCGCAGCTCGAAGCCTGGCTGCCGCCCGCCCCGCCCGACATCGACTGGACCGCCCATGCCTACCGCTGGCGCAAGCGCGGCTCGCGCGGCTGGCTGGACGCGGTCCGCCACGTCGCGCGCATCGAACTGGACGACCTGCAGCACATCGAGCGCCAGAAGGACATCATCGACCGCAACACGCGCCAGTTCCTGCAGAAGAAGCCGGCCAACAACGTGCTGATGACGGGCGCGCGCGGCACCGGCAAGAGCTCGCTGGTGAAGGCCATGCTGGCGTCGTACGGCGAGCAGGGCCTGCGGCTGGTGGAAGTCGACAAGTCCGACCTGGGCGACCTGCCCGACATCGTCGAACTGGTCGCGGGCCGGCCCGAACGCTACATCGTGTTCTGCGACGACCTGTCGTTCGAGGAAGGCGAAGCGGGCTACAAGGCGCTGAAGTCGGTGCTGGACGGCTCGGTGTCGGCCTCGGGCGACAACGTGCTGATCTACGCCACGTCGAACCGCCGCCACCTGATGCCCGAGTACATGAGCGAGAACCTGCAGGCCCGGCACCAGCCCGACGGAGAGATCCATCCCGGTGAGACCGTCGAGGAGAAGATCTCGCTGTCCGAGCGCTTCGGGCTGTGGCTGTCGTTCTACCCGTTCAAGCAGGACGACTATCTGGACATCGTGCGCCACTGGCTGCGCGAGCTGAAGTGCCCGGCCGACCAGATCGAGCCTTCGCGCACCGAGGCGCTGCAATGGGCGCTGGAACGCGGCTCGCGCTCGGGGCGGGTGGCGTACCAGTTTGCGCGTGACTGGGCCGCGCGCCATGTCTGA
- a CDS encoding multidrug efflux RND transporter permease subunit, which yields MILSAPFIVRPVATTLLSLAVVLVGGLAYFLLPVAPLPQVDIPTISVSATLPGASPETMASSVATPLERSLGSIAGVTEMTSSSSQGSTRVTLQFDISRDIDSAARDVQAAINAARSLLPTSLRSNPTYHKSNPSDAPIMTLAMTSGTLTQGKLYDLATTIVAQKLAQVNGVGEVTVGGSSLPAVRVDLIPGALSNRGVSLEEVRQALSAANANRPKGMVENESYHWQIMASDQLDSAEQYRPLIVAWRDGAPVRLSDVARVEDSVEDIFQTGFYNDRPAVLLIVRRQADANIIETVDAVRAQLPQLAAFLPGDVSLGVAQDRSPSIRASLHEAELTLVIAVGLVVMVVLLFLRRWRAAIIPSVAVPVSLVGTFCVMYLCGYTLNTISLMALIVATGFVVDDAIVVLENIMRHIERGASPMRAALRGSREVGFTVVSMSLSLIAVFIPILLMGGVVGRLFREFAVTLSAAILVSLVVSLTLTPMMCARLLRAEPSGGREREARQPGRVARALDAMMGGMQRGYAGSLQWVLRHARLTMLVLAGTIALNVYLYTVVPKGFFPQQDTGQLLGFFRADQGSSFQSTVPKLEHFRKVLMQDPAVESVTAYAGGRGGSNSSFVQVQLKPLEVRQASADEIINRLRARLQREPGARMFLVSQQDIRVGARATQGSYEYALLTGDLNLLRTWLPRVQRAMATLPELTDVDNAAEDKGRQVNLVIDREAASRLGISMASISAVLNNSFSQRQVSVMYGPLNQYRVVMGVNQQFARDPDSLKDVYVITDAGQRVPLAAVASYQVGNAPLRVYHQGMFVADSVSFSLAPGVSLGQATAAIDAAVARIGLPSDQIQAGFQGTAAELQKTLAQQPWLILAALVTMYIVLGMLYESLVHPLTILSTLPSAGIGALLALMVLGSEFTLIALIGVFLLIGIVKKNAIMMVDFALEAERRRGLSPREAIFEACQTRFRPIMMTTLAAIFGALPLVLATGPGVEMRQPLGITIVGGLVLSQILTLYTTPVVYLYLDRFRLWAARRRGGLDHHASRP from the coding sequence ATGATCCTGTCCGCGCCCTTCATCGTCCGCCCGGTAGCCACCACGCTGCTGTCCCTGGCCGTGGTGCTGGTGGGCGGGCTGGCGTATTTCCTGCTGCCGGTGGCGCCGTTGCCGCAGGTCGACATTCCCACCATCTCGGTGTCGGCCACCCTTCCGGGCGCCAGCCCCGAGACCATGGCGTCCAGCGTGGCGACGCCGCTCGAACGCTCGCTGGGCAGCATCGCGGGCGTCACCGAGATGACCTCGAGCAGTTCGCAAGGGTCCACCCGCGTCACCCTGCAGTTCGACATCTCGCGCGACATCGACAGCGCGGCGCGCGACGTGCAGGCGGCCATCAACGCGGCGCGCTCGCTGCTGCCCACCAGCCTGCGCAGCAACCCCACGTACCACAAGTCCAATCCCTCGGACGCGCCCATCATGACGCTGGCCATGACGTCGGGCACGCTGACGCAGGGCAAGCTGTACGACCTGGCCACCACCATCGTGGCGCAGAAGCTCGCGCAGGTGAACGGCGTGGGCGAAGTCACGGTGGGCGGAAGTTCGCTGCCGGCCGTGCGCGTGGACCTCATCCCGGGCGCCCTGTCCAATCGCGGTGTGTCGCTCGAGGAAGTGCGGCAGGCCCTGTCGGCGGCCAATGCCAACCGCCCCAAGGGCATGGTCGAGAACGAGAGCTATCACTGGCAGATCATGGCCAGCGACCAGCTCGACAGCGCCGAGCAGTATCGCCCCCTGATCGTGGCATGGCGGGACGGCGCGCCGGTGCGGTTGTCGGACGTCGCCAGGGTGGAGGACTCGGTCGAGGACATCTTCCAGACGGGCTTCTACAACGACCGCCCCGCCGTGCTGCTGATCGTGCGGCGCCAGGCCGACGCCAACATCATCGAAACGGTGGACGCGGTGCGCGCGCAGCTGCCGCAGCTGGCGGCTTTCCTGCCCGGCGACGTCAGCCTCGGCGTCGCGCAGGATCGCTCGCCCAGCATCCGCGCCTCGCTGCACGAGGCCGAGCTGACGCTTGTCATCGCGGTGGGCCTGGTCGTGATGGTGGTGCTGCTGTTCCTGCGGCGCTGGCGCGCCGCGATCATCCCCAGCGTGGCGGTGCCGGTGTCCCTGGTGGGCACCTTCTGCGTCATGTACCTGTGCGGCTACACGCTCAACACCATTTCGCTGATGGCCCTGATCGTGGCCACCGGCTTCGTGGTGGACGATGCCATCGTGGTTCTCGAGAACATCATGCGCCACATCGAGCGGGGCGCCTCGCCCATGCGCGCGGCGCTGCGCGGCTCGCGCGAGGTCGGCTTCACCGTGGTGTCCATGAGCCTGTCGCTGATCGCGGTGTTCATTCCCATCCTGCTGATGGGCGGGGTGGTGGGCCGTCTGTTCCGTGAGTTCGCCGTCACGCTGTCCGCGGCCATTCTGGTGTCGCTGGTGGTGTCGCTTACCCTGACGCCCATGATGTGCGCCCGCCTGCTGCGCGCCGAACCATCCGGGGGGCGCGAGCGCGAAGCGCGCCAGCCCGGCCGCGTGGCCCGCGCGCTGGACGCCATGATGGGCGGCATGCAGCGCGGCTACGCGGGCAGCCTGCAATGGGTTTTGCGGCACGCCAGGCTGACGATGCTGGTGCTGGCCGGCACCATCGCCCTGAACGTCTACCTGTACACCGTCGTGCCCAAGGGCTTCTTCCCGCAGCAGGATACCGGGCAGCTGCTGGGGTTCTTTCGCGCCGACCAGGGCTCGTCCTTCCAGTCCACCGTGCCCAAGCTGGAGCACTTCCGCAAGGTGCTGATGCAGGACCCCGCGGTGGAAAGCGTCACCGCCTACGCCGGCGGCCGGGGCGGCAGCAACAGCAGTTTCGTGCAGGTGCAGCTGAAGCCGCTGGAGGTGCGCCAGGCCAGCGCGGACGAGATCATCAACCGGCTGCGCGCGCGGCTGCAGCGCGAACCGGGCGCCCGCATGTTCCTGGTGTCGCAGCAGGACATCCGCGTCGGCGCGCGCGCCACGCAGGGCTCGTACGAGTACGCGCTGCTGACCGGCGACCTGAACCTGCTGCGTACCTGGCTGCCGCGCGTGCAGCGGGCGATGGCGACGCTGCCGGAACTGACCGACGTGGACAACGCCGCCGAGGACAAGGGCCGCCAGGTCAACCTGGTGATCGACCGCGAGGCGGCCAGCCGGCTGGGCATCAGCATGGCGTCGATCTCCGCGGTGCTGAACAACTCGTTCAGCCAGCGGCAGGTGTCGGTGATGTACGGCCCGCTCAACCAGTACCGCGTGGTGATGGGCGTGAACCAGCAGTTCGCACGAGATCCCGATTCGCTGAAAGATGTGTATGTGATCACCGACGCGGGGCAGCGCGTGCCGCTGGCCGCGGTGGCGAGCTACCAGGTCGGCAATGCGCCGCTGCGCGTGTACCACCAGGGCATGTTCGTGGCCGACTCCGTGTCGTTCAGCCTGGCGCCCGGCGTGTCGCTGGGCCAGGCCACGGCGGCCATCGACGCGGCCGTGGCACGCATCGGCCTGCCCTCCGACCAGATACAGGCCGGCTTCCAGGGCACGGCGGCCGAGCTGCAGAAGACGCTGGCCCAGCAACCGTGGCTGATCTTGGCGGCGCTGGTCACCATGTATATCGTGCTGGGCATGCTGTACGAAAGCCTGGTGCATCCGCTCACCATTCTGTCGACGCTGCCGTCGGCGGGCATCGGCGCCTTGCTGGCGCTGATGGTGCTGGGCAGCGAGTTCACGCTGATCGCGCTGATCGGCGTGTTCCTGCTGATCGGCATCGTGAAGAAGAACGCCATCATGATGGTCGATTTCGCGCTCGAGGCCGAGCGCAGGCGCGGCCTGTCGCCGCGCGAGGCCATCTTCGAGGCCTGCCAGACGCGCTTCCGTCCCATCATGATGACCACGCTGGCCGCCATCTTCGGCGCGCTGCCTCTGGTGCTGGCCACGGGCCCGGGCGTCGAGATGCGCCAGCCCCTGGGCATCACCATCGTCGGCGGCCTGGTGCTCAGCCAGATTCTCACGCTGTACACCACCCCCGTGGTGTATCTGTACCTCGATCGTTTCCGCCTGTGGGCCGCGCGCCGCCGCGGCGGTCTCGACCATCACGCATCCCGCCCATGA
- a CDS encoding efflux transporter outer membrane subunit: MTRAVRHRLLRPVLRAGALLLCVALSACAVGPDYQRPAIDVGMGYKEGQERVPGWKPAHPRDDVSRGLWWRVYGDDVLDGLMVQLNAANQDVAVAEANYRQAQALVQSSRAGFYPAVGASAGVTRSGAGNGGSGSGNSVGNQYALTGSVSWELDLWGRLRRDLESSRASAQASAADLAATRLSAQAALAQNYFQLRVLDEQKRLLDATTVAYERALQLNRNRYDAGVAGKADVAVATAQLENARVQSVDLDWQRGQLEHAIAVLTGQPPSRFALPPRDFAQQLPEIPVGLPSELLERRPDVAAAERRAAAANAQIGVAESAWFPDLVLSADGGFRNGSFADWLSAPARFWSLGPSLAMTLFDGGARQAQVDQARAAYDAQAAAYRQSVLTALREVEDYLVQLRVLAQEQVVQARALDASRESLRLIRNQYEEGLVDYLDVAAIQTTALSSERSALSLIGDRLVASVQLIAALGGGWDGLAPDGGQAATTAE, encoded by the coding sequence ATGACCCGAGCCGTTCGTCATCGTCTTCTCCGTCCTGTGCTGCGCGCCGGCGCGCTGCTGCTTTGCGTGGCGCTGTCCGCCTGCGCGGTGGGCCCCGACTACCAGCGTCCGGCCATCGACGTGGGCATGGGCTACAAGGAAGGCCAGGAGCGGGTGCCGGGCTGGAAGCCCGCTCATCCTCGCGACGACGTGTCGCGCGGACTATGGTGGCGCGTCTATGGCGACGACGTGCTGGACGGCCTGATGGTGCAGCTGAATGCCGCCAATCAGGACGTGGCCGTGGCCGAGGCCAACTACCGGCAGGCGCAGGCGCTGGTGCAGTCGTCGCGCGCCGGCTTCTATCCCGCTGTCGGCGCCAGCGCCGGCGTCACGCGTTCGGGCGCGGGCAACGGCGGCTCGGGGTCGGGCAATTCGGTGGGCAACCAGTATGCGCTGACCGGCAGCGTCAGCTGGGAGCTGGACCTGTGGGGCCGCCTGCGCCGCGACCTCGAATCCAGCCGTGCCAGCGCGCAGGCATCCGCCGCCGACCTGGCCGCCACGCGGCTGAGCGCGCAGGCGGCGCTGGCGCAGAACTATTTCCAGCTGCGCGTGCTGGACGAGCAGAAGCGCCTGCTGGACGCCACCACCGTGGCCTACGAGAGGGCGCTGCAGCTGAACCGCAACCGGTACGACGCCGGCGTGGCGGGCAAGGCCGACGTGGCGGTGGCCACGGCGCAGCTGGAGAATGCGCGGGTCCAGTCGGTGGACCTGGACTGGCAGCGCGGGCAGCTGGAGCACGCCATCGCGGTGCTGACGGGCCAGCCGCCCTCGCGCTTCGCATTGCCGCCGCGGGACTTCGCGCAGCAGTTGCCCGAGATTCCGGTCGGCCTGCCTTCGGAGCTGCTGGAGCGCAGACCCGACGTGGCCGCCGCCGAGCGCCGTGCCGCCGCGGCCAATGCGCAGATCGGCGTGGCCGAGTCGGCCTGGTTTCCCGACCTGGTCCTGTCCGCCGATGGCGGCTTCCGCAACGGCAGCTTTGCCGACTGGCTTAGCGCGCCGGCCCGCTTCTGGTCACTGGGGCCGTCGCTGGCCATGACCCTCTTCGACGGCGGCGCGCGCCAGGCGCAGGTGGACCAGGCCCGCGCTGCCTATGACGCCCAGGCCGCCGCCTACCGCCAGTCGGTGCTGACCGCATTGCGCGAGGTCGAGGACTATCTGGTGCAGCTGCGCGTGCTGGCGCAGGAGCAGGTGGTGCAGGCGCGCGCGCTGGACGCGTCTCGCGAATCGCTGAGGCTGATCCGCAACCAGTACGAAGAGGGCCTGGTCGATTACCTGGACGTCGCGGCCATCCAGACCACGGCGCTCAGCAGCGAGCGCTCGGCCCTGTCGCTGATCGGCGACCGGCTGGTGGCCAGCGTGCAGTTGATCGCGGCGCTGGGCGGCGGGTGGGACGGGCTGGCGCCGGATGGGGGGCAGGCCGCAACGACGGCCGAATGA
- a CDS encoding Nudix family hydrolase — MSEPRGTDKIIDVAAGLILRPDGQLLLGQRPEGKPWSGWWELPGGKLEPGETVLQALARELHEEIGIRVTEAWPWVTYVHAYPHTTVRLAFCQVTGWEGEPRSLENQRLQWVDPAHAGVVGDLLPATLPPLRWLQLPTTYAISAIGSPDALPAYLARLDAALAAGLKLVQLREPQWPDGAAAASLHQAMQAVLARCRAAGARLLVNSAHPDAWWREADGVHLRAADAAALHARPELPSGALVGVSAHDNAEVLRARMLDADFAVLGPVLATATHPGQPGIGWAAFTAGIRDAGLPVYALGGQSEQTRNEARRHGAHGIAGIRGLV; from the coding sequence ATGTCTGAGCCGCGCGGAACCGACAAGATCATCGACGTCGCCGCGGGCCTGATCCTGCGTCCGGATGGGCAGTTGCTGCTGGGACAGCGGCCCGAAGGCAAGCCATGGTCGGGCTGGTGGGAACTGCCCGGCGGCAAGCTCGAGCCGGGCGAGACCGTGCTGCAGGCCCTGGCGCGCGAACTGCACGAAGAGATCGGCATCCGCGTCACCGAGGCGTGGCCGTGGGTAACCTATGTGCACGCCTATCCGCACACCACGGTGCGGCTGGCGTTCTGCCAGGTCACCGGCTGGGAAGGCGAGCCTCGCAGCCTCGAGAACCAGCGCCTTCAGTGGGTCGACCCGGCGCACGCCGGCGTGGTGGGCGACCTGCTGCCGGCCACATTGCCGCCGCTGCGCTGGCTGCAGCTTCCGACCACCTACGCCATCAGCGCCATCGGCTCGCCCGACGCGCTGCCCGCCTACCTGGCCCGGCTGGATGCCGCGCTGGCGGCCGGACTGAAGCTGGTGCAGCTGCGCGAGCCGCAATGGCCCGACGGCGCTGCCGCCGCCTCGCTGCATCAGGCCATGCAGGCCGTGCTGGCGCGGTGCCGGGCGGCGGGCGCGCGCCTGCTGGTCAACAGCGCGCATCCCGATGCGTGGTGGCGCGAGGCCGACGGCGTGCACCTGCGCGCCGCCGACGCCGCAGCCCTGCACGCCCGGCCCGAACTGCCGTCCGGCGCGCTGGTGGGCGTGTCGGCGCACGACAATGCCGAGGTGTTGCGCGCCCGCATGCTGGACGCCGATTTCGCGGTGCTGGGGCCGGTGCTGGCCACGGCCACGCATCCCGGCCAGCCCGGCATCGGATGGGCGGCGTTCACGGCGGGCATCCGCGATGCGGGACTGCCGGTGTACGCGCTGGGCGGGCAGTCGGAACAGACCCGCAACGAAGCGCGCCGGCATGGGGCGCACGGCATCGCGGGGATACGCGGGCTGGTGTAG
- the argJ gene encoding bifunctional glutamate N-acetyltransferase/amino-acid acetyltransferase ArgJ: MAVNLQIPSESEIFPVAGVEIGVTEAGIRKAGRRDLTVFRLAEGSSVAGVFTRNRFRAAPVQVCEKHLASGGPVRALVINTGNANAGTGADGLKRAQDTCSALGRLLDVPAEQILPFSTGVILEPLPLDRLTAGLPGAIAKLAPDQWFDAAHGIMTTDTLPKIHSRRIDVAGKMVSITGISKGAGMIRPNMATMLSFLATDAAIEQPLLRKLAVQIADQSFNRITVDGDTSTNDSFILIATGKSGVAISSESDAAYAAVVQALTEAAADLAQKIVRDAEGATKFMTIRVEEAGSTEEALKVAYAVAHSPLVKTAFFASDPNLGRILAAIGYAGIDDLDVSRIRLWLGDVLVAVDGGRNPSYQETDGQRVMKEAEIVVRIALGRGQVADTVYTCDFSHEYVSINADYRS; this comes from the coding sequence ATGGCCGTCAATCTGCAGATCCCCTCCGAATCCGAAATTTTCCCCGTCGCCGGTGTCGAAATCGGCGTCACCGAGGCGGGCATCCGCAAGGCAGGGCGCCGCGACCTGACGGTCTTCCGCCTGGCCGAAGGCAGCAGCGTGGCGGGCGTGTTCACGCGCAACCGCTTCCGCGCCGCTCCGGTGCAGGTCTGCGAAAAACACCTGGCCTCGGGCGGACCGGTGCGCGCGCTGGTCATCAACACCGGCAACGCCAATGCCGGCACCGGCGCCGACGGCCTGAAGCGCGCCCAGGACACCTGCTCCGCGCTGGGCCGCCTGCTGGACGTGCCTGCCGAACAGATCCTGCCGTTCTCCACCGGCGTCATCCTCGAGCCGCTGCCGCTGGACCGCCTGACGGCCGGCCTGCCGGGCGCGATCGCCAAGCTGGCGCCCGACCAGTGGTTCGATGCCGCGCACGGCATCATGACCACCGACACGCTGCCCAAGATCCATTCGCGCCGCATCGACGTGGCAGGCAAGATGGTAAGCATCACCGGCATCAGCAAGGGCGCGGGCATGATCCGCCCCAACATGGCCACCATGCTGAGCTTCCTGGCCACCGACGCCGCCATCGAGCAGCCGCTGCTGCGCAAACTGGCCGTGCAGATCGCCGACCAGTCGTTCAACCGCATCACGGTCGATGGCGATACCTCCACCAACGATTCGTTCATCCTGATCGCCACCGGCAAGTCGGGCGTGGCCATCTCGTCCGAATCCGATGCCGCTTACGCGGCCGTGGTGCAGGCGTTGACCGAGGCCGCCGCCGACCTGGCGCAGAAGATCGTGCGCGATGCCGAAGGCGCCACCAAGTTCATGACGATCCGCGTCGAGGAAGCCGGCAGCACCGAAGAGGCGCTGAAGGTGGCGTATGCGGTGGCCCACTCGCCGCTGGTCAAGACCGCCTTCTTCGCGTCCGACCCCAACCTGGGCCGCATCCTGGCGGCCATCGGCTACGCCGGCATCGATGACCTGGACGTCTCGCGCATCCGCCTCTGGCTCGGCGACGTGCTGGTGGCCGTCGACGGCGGGCGCAATCCCTCGTACCAGGAAACGGACGGCCAACGCGTGATGAAGGAAGCCGAGATCGTCGTGCGCATCGCGCTGGGCCGCGGCCAGGTGGCCGACACGGTCTACACCTGCGACTTCTCGCACGAGTACGTCAGCATCAACGCCGACTATCGCTCGTGA
- a CDS encoding alpha/beta hydrolase: MSTVYRHYDRDALDVQYNARATVPDVEAILKQYAEKSRHARATLPCSVGLAYGDHPDETLDVFPAAHGGPAPVFMYVHGGYWRALGKDDSSSMAPAFTRAGAVVVSIDYSLAPAVTLDRIVDQTRRALAWVHRNIARYGGDPARLHIGGSSAGAHLCAMLLAGGWQSQAGVPADVVKGGLLLSGLYDLTPLVHTHINQWMRMSHDDAVRNSPDRIAPAHGCPIIVSYGDNETDEFKRQSDDYLRVWQARGHPARHVRVPGLNHFDIVLELGQPGSPLAGAVFEQMGLSFSSRTAS; the protein is encoded by the coding sequence ATGAGCACTGTCTACCGCCACTACGACCGGGACGCGCTCGACGTCCAGTACAACGCACGCGCGACAGTACCCGACGTCGAGGCGATACTCAAGCAGTACGCCGAAAAAAGCCGCCACGCGCGCGCGACGCTGCCATGCAGCGTCGGCCTGGCCTATGGCGATCATCCCGATGAAACGCTAGACGTGTTCCCGGCCGCCCATGGCGGCCCGGCTCCGGTATTCATGTATGTGCATGGCGGCTACTGGCGCGCGCTGGGCAAGGACGACTCCAGCTCGATGGCGCCCGCCTTCACGCGGGCCGGAGCGGTGGTGGTGTCCATCGATTACTCGCTGGCCCCGGCCGTCACGCTGGACCGCATCGTCGACCAGACGCGCCGAGCGCTGGCCTGGGTTCACCGCAACATCGCCCGCTACGGCGGCGATCCTGCCCGGCTGCACATCGGCGGCAGTTCGGCCGGGGCGCATCTCTGCGCCATGCTGCTGGCCGGCGGCTGGCAGAGCCAGGCCGGCGTGCCTGCCGACGTGGTCAAGGGCGGGCTGCTGCTGTCCGGCCTGTACGACCTGACCCCTCTGGTGCACACCCACATCAACCAATGGATGCGCATGAGCCACGACGACGCCGTGCGCAACAGTCCCGACCGCATCGCGCCTGCGCATGGCTGCCCCATCATCGTCAGCTACGGTGACAACGAGACCGACGAGTTCAAGCGCCAGAGCGACGACTACCTGCGCGTCTGGCAGGCACGCGGCCATCCCGCGCGGCACGTGCGGGTGCCCGGCCTGAACCATTTCGACATCGTGCTCGAGCTCGGCCAACCCGGCAGCCCGCTGGCCGGCGCCGTGTTCGAGCAGATGGGCCTGTCCTTTTCCTCAAGAACCGCCTCATGA
- a CDS encoding SDR family oxidoreductase translates to MDLGIAGRWAVVCAASKGLGKGCAAALAREGVNVVINARGEAALNQTADELRALRADIEVRCVAGDVTQDEVRQALLDACPQVDILVNNAGGPPPGDFRDWERADWLAALDANMLAPIALMRATVDGMAERGFGRVVNITSAAVKAPIDVLGLSNGARSGLTGFVAGLARQSRLASRNVTLNNLLPGPFDTDRLRSAFKAPGQRESRLRGIPAGRFGSADEFGAFCAFLCSAHAGYMTGQNVLLDGGGYPGTF, encoded by the coding sequence ATGGATCTGGGCATCGCCGGCCGCTGGGCTGTGGTGTGCGCGGCCAGCAAGGGGCTGGGCAAGGGCTGCGCCGCCGCCCTGGCGCGCGAGGGCGTGAACGTGGTCATCAACGCGCGCGGCGAGGCCGCGCTGAACCAGACCGCGGATGAGCTGCGCGCCCTGCGCGCGGACATCGAGGTGCGCTGCGTGGCGGGCGACGTCACGCAGGACGAGGTGCGGCAGGCGCTGCTGGACGCGTGCCCGCAGGTGGACATCCTGGTGAACAATGCCGGCGGTCCGCCGCCCGGCGACTTCCGCGACTGGGAGCGCGCCGACTGGCTGGCGGCGCTCGATGCCAACATGCTGGCTCCGATCGCCCTGATGCGGGCCACCGTGGACGGCATGGCCGAGCGCGGCTTCGGCCGCGTGGTCAACATCACGTCCGCGGCGGTCAAGGCGCCGATCGACGTGCTGGGGCTGTCCAATGGGGCGCGCAGCGGGCTGACCGGCTTCGTCGCCGGCCTGGCGCGACAGTCGCGGCTGGCCTCCCGCAACGTCACGCTGAACAATCTGCTGCCGGGCCCGTTCGACACCGACCGCCTGCGCAGCGCGTTCAAGGCGCCTGGGCAGCGCGAGAGCCGCCTGCGCGGCATTCCGGCGGGGCGTTTCGGCAGTGCCGACGAGTTCGGCGCCTTCTGCGCCTTCCTGTGCAGCGCGCATGCCGGATACATGACCGGACAGAACGTGCTGCTGGACGGCGGCGGGTACCCTGGAACGTTCTGA
- a CDS encoding DUF899 domain-containing protein yields the protein MTTSARNGPKEGQAIMRTPPVVSPQEWEAARQQLLVKEKALTRARDALAAERRRMPWTAVDRQYVFEGPAGRASLIDLFDGRRQLIVYRAFFEPGVYGWPEHACRGCSLVADQVAHVAHLNARDTTLAFVSRASQADIARLKARMGWSMPWFTITDGFDADFGVHEWHGTNVFFREGDRVFRTYFLNNRGDEQMGSTWNYLDVTPLGRQELWEDSPEGYPQTPTYKWWNWHDSYVAGAEPDKEWVAVSDAGEATFREASRAQREQSAAQPCPGCTGNDARG from the coding sequence ATGACGACATCTGCAAGGAACGGACCGAAGGAAGGACAGGCCATCATGCGCACGCCGCCCGTGGTGTCCCCGCAGGAATGGGAGGCGGCGCGCCAGCAGTTGCTCGTGAAGGAAAAGGCCCTGACCCGGGCGCGTGATGCGCTGGCGGCCGAGCGCCGGCGCATGCCCTGGACGGCGGTGGACCGGCAATACGTATTCGAAGGGCCGGCGGGCCGGGCCAGCCTGATCGATCTGTTCGACGGGCGGCGGCAGTTGATCGTGTATCGCGCCTTCTTCGAGCCGGGCGTGTACGGCTGGCCCGAGCATGCCTGCCGCGGCTGCTCGCTGGTGGCCGACCAGGTGGCCCATGTCGCGCATCTCAACGCGCGCGACACCACGCTGGCCTTCGTGTCGCGCGCCTCGCAGGCCGACATCGCCCGGCTGAAGGCGCGGATGGGGTGGAGCATGCCGTGGTTCACGATCACGGACGGCTTCGATGCCGACTTCGGCGTGCACGAATGGCATGGCACGAACGTGTTCTTTCGCGAGGGCGACCGGGTGTTCCGCACGTACTTCCTGAACAACCGCGGCGACGAGCAGATGGGCAGTACCTGGAACTATCTCGATGTCACGCCGCTGGGCCGCCAAGAGCTGTGGGAGGACTCTCCGGAGGGCTATCCCCAGACGCCGACCTACAAATGGTGGAACTGGCACGACAGCTATGTGGCGGGAGCCGAGCCCGACAAAGAATGGGTAGCGGTGTCCGATGCCGGAGAGGCCACATTCCGCGAAGCGTCGCGCGCGCAGCGCGAGCAGTCAGCGGCGCAGCCGTGCCCGGGCTGCACGGGCAACGACGCGAGAGGCTGA